The Rhodocytophaga rosea genome has a segment encoding these proteins:
- a CDS encoding RNA ligase family protein, producing the protein MVTYALLVAMLMLCIAFRQLKFANHFTQETKMLKDLILKFGKEKINTLTKYSSILTLHQLGEKGRLKNELTTPIENELMYATEKIDGTNVRIVCFGNEYLVGAREFILHHSQDLYFDNAQGIVDGLKSLNIQIPQTESLTVIYGEFYGGKTTANSKWYGQDKNGFRVFDIAVYDDLSILDLSQQEISKWRERETENGIVYGQKFLTRSEMQNQFPHFEFVPLVEFELGNLSHLTILENLKKFLPFTNVALSENAIKKAEGIVLRNDNRSKIVKIRFEDYERSLK; encoded by the coding sequence GTGGTTACGTATGCTCTGCTTGTAGCAATGCTCATGTTGTGTATTGCCTTTCGTCAGCTTAAATTTGCTAACCATTTTACACAAGAGACAAAAATGCTTAAAGATTTAATTTTAAAGTTTGGTAAGGAAAAAATTAATACCCTTACAAAATACTCTTCAATCCTTACACTTCATCAATTGGGCGAGAAGGGTCGATTAAAAAATGAACTGACCACGCCGATTGAAAATGAACTAATGTACGCAACCGAAAAGATAGATGGAACAAATGTAAGAATTGTTTGCTTTGGTAATGAATATTTGGTTGGCGCAAGGGAGTTCATTTTACATCATTCACAGGATTTATATTTTGATAATGCACAAGGTATTGTTGATGGTCTTAAATCTCTAAATATTCAAATTCCCCAAACGGAGTCATTAACAGTTATCTATGGAGAGTTTTATGGCGGCAAAACTACTGCAAACTCTAAGTGGTATGGTCAAGATAAAAATGGATTTCGTGTTTTCGATATTGCTGTTTATGATGACTTATCAATACTTGATTTGTCGCAACAAGAAATTTCAAAATGGCGGGAAAGAGAAACTGAAAATGGAATTGTATACGGTCAAAAATTCCTTACTCGTTCTGAAATGCAAAATCAATTTCCCCATTTTGAATTTGTCCCACTTGTTGAATTTGAATTAGGGAATTTGTCGCATCTCACGATACTTGAAAACTTAAAAAAGTTTCTTCCATTCACAAATGTTGCTCTGTCCGAGAATGCTATTAAAAAGGCAGAAGGTATCGTTTTACGGAATGATAACAGGTCAAAAATTGTCAAAATAAGGTTTGAAGATTATGAACGGTCATTAAAGTAG
- a CDS encoding ATP-binding cassette domain-containing protein has product MSGHILEADSILHSFGTRSLLSDVYLKCQTGEITGLLGRNGSGKSTLLKILFGSLPADNKHIRIDDKIYHQPFRHQLIGYLPQDAFLPANLSLHQIIDIFIPSKTNRSRIKEDERVKLHLKKRVNQLSGGEVRYFELLLLLHLDAPFLLLDEPFSGIEPIYKEHIKTLLRAYKQEKGFIITDHDYRHIIEVSDKIILLTNGACKHIKHLRELEDYKYIPPGSV; this is encoded by the coding sequence ATGTCTGGCCATATTTTAGAAGCGGATAGTATTCTCCACAGCTTTGGTACCAGAAGTTTGCTGTCAGACGTTTACCTCAAATGTCAGACTGGCGAGATCACTGGTTTACTGGGTAGAAACGGAAGTGGTAAATCTACGCTGCTCAAAATACTGTTTGGTTCCCTGCCTGCTGACAATAAACATATTCGCATCGATGATAAAATATATCATCAGCCTTTTAGGCATCAACTTATTGGTTATTTGCCTCAGGATGCTTTTCTGCCCGCCAACTTATCCTTGCATCAGATTATAGATATATTCATTCCTTCAAAGACAAACAGAAGCCGTATCAAAGAAGACGAAAGAGTGAAGCTTCATCTGAAGAAGCGAGTTAATCAGTTATCCGGGGGAGAAGTCAGGTATTTTGAACTATTATTATTGCTTCACCTTGATGCTCCTTTTTTGCTGCTGGATGAACCTTTTTCGGGTATAGAACCCATCTATAAAGAGCACATCAAAACGTTATTAAGAGCTTACAAGCAAGAGAAAGGATTTATTATCACAGATCATGATTACAGGCATATTATTGAGGTGAGCGACAAGATCATTTTATTAACAAATGGAGCTTGTAAGCACATTAAACATCTACGTGAACTGGAAGATTATAAGTATATCCCGCCAGGATCAGTATAG
- a CDS encoding alpha/beta hydrolase, whose protein sequence is MPAWQPEEAATDKKNISKGKLSDNLSVKSSEMGYALQYKVYLPAGYEKLSKLPVVYVTDGHEYADDRMGAMVRILDNLIAEHKIKPVIAVFIDPREIANPGNNRRMIELVLNDKFVSFITQELVPDIDKKYKTDPSPQSRGIMGTSLGGLNAAYVGIKASDKISLLGIHSPAFWYRPQIYTLYENSPKLPLKIFMSTGVISDTEEGARRMKSILESKQYTLQYKEVNEGHSWGNWRSLIDDILIYLFPA, encoded by the coding sequence ATGCCAGCCTGGCAGCCGGAAGAGGCTGCAACAGATAAGAAAAATATCAGCAAAGGCAAGTTGAGTGATAATTTATCGGTGAAAAGCAGTGAAATGGGCTATGCCTTACAATACAAAGTGTATCTGCCGGCCGGGTATGAAAAACTCTCCAAGCTGCCGGTTGTGTATGTAACCGATGGGCATGAATATGCGGATGACCGGATGGGAGCCATGGTGCGGATTCTGGATAACTTAATCGCTGAACACAAAATAAAACCGGTAATTGCTGTTTTTATTGACCCCAGAGAAATAGCTAATCCAGGCAATAACCGGCGCATGATCGAACTTGTGCTGAATGATAAATTTGTTTCTTTCATTACGCAGGAACTGGTTCCGGATATAGACAAAAAATATAAAACAGACCCTTCACCGCAGTCCAGAGGCATTATGGGAACTTCACTGGGGGGATTAAATGCAGCGTATGTAGGCATAAAAGCCAGTGATAAAATCAGTTTGCTGGGTATCCATTCGCCTGCCTTCTGGTACCGCCCTCAGATTTATACTTTGTATGAAAACAGCCCGAAACTGCCACTCAAAATATTTATGAGTACCGGTGTGATCAGTGATACAGAAGAGGGTGCCCGCCGGATGAAATCTATTCTGGAATCGAAACAATATACCCTGCAATACAAAGAGGTGAATGAAGGCCATTCCTGGGGAAATTGGCGGTCTTTGATTGACGACATTCTGATCTATTTGTTCCCAGCTTAG
- a CDS encoding zinc-dependent metalloprotease, with protein sequence MKNLSYLILLFTLQLAFIPAKSQPRPDEKTSTIASKTAGLKKMPGFFNLYWEEKTGKLYLEIDKWDTEFLYVNSLPTGIGSNDIGLDRGQLGTERIVKFQKTGPKVLLLQPNYTFRAISNNADEKRAVEESFAQSVLWGTEVLALEGERALVDITSFCLRDAHNVSGTIKNTKQGNYVLDATRSAFHLPRTKCFPQNSEIEVTLTFTGSDPGNYVRSTVPTPEAITIRQHHSFVQLPDNGFKPRAFDPRSGYFGISYMDYATPISEPIVKRLIARHRLQKKNPGAALSEAVEPIVYYMDRGAPEPIRTALMEGASWWNQAFEAAGYKNAFRVELMPEGADPMDVRYNLIQWVHRSTRGWSYGGGVIDPRTGEIIKGHVTLGSLRVRQDFLIAEGLLAPYEDGKPVSPEMEKMALARLRQLAAHEVGHTLGISHNYIASTANRGSVMDYPHPLVKLSKEGNIDLSDAYADGIGTWDKTAIAYGYQDFGSGTEEKAALNKILADAIKQGNIFLTDQDARPAGSAHPATHLWDNGGNAIDELNRMMQVRQVALSRFSEKNIRQGMPMSTLEEVLVPLYMSHRYQVEAAAKVLGGINYTYAMRGDGQKPLEMISPEENRKALEALLATISPEALVLPEKILMLIPPRAFGYDRTRELFPNRTGGTFDAFSAAEVAANHTVGLLLNPERAARLIEYKARNEKYIGLSEVIDQLLASTWKSNQKPKSDYEAEVQRTVGNVVLQHLMTLSLNKEAPAQVRAIAFMKLSELREWLLNSAAKGESQQAQVVYALYQIKRLQENPEELKIPEPLAPPPGQPIGMNDPSLSCDW encoded by the coding sequence ATGAAAAACCTTTCCTATCTTATTCTGCTTTTCACCCTACAGCTTGCTTTCATTCCGGCAAAATCCCAGCCCAGGCCAGACGAAAAAACAAGTACGATTGCTTCCAAAACGGCTGGTTTGAAAAAGATGCCGGGCTTTTTTAACCTGTACTGGGAGGAGAAAACAGGCAAACTCTACCTGGAAATTGATAAGTGGGATACTGAATTTTTGTATGTAAACTCCCTGCCTACCGGAATTGGCTCTAATGATATTGGCCTCGATCGTGGACAGTTAGGCACAGAACGCATTGTAAAATTCCAGAAAACCGGGCCTAAAGTATTGCTGCTACAACCCAACTATACTTTCAGAGCCATCAGCAACAATGCCGACGAAAAACGGGCGGTAGAAGAATCCTTTGCCCAGTCGGTGTTATGGGGAACAGAAGTACTTGCTTTGGAAGGAGAACGGGCACTGGTAGATATCACTTCTTTTTGCCTGCGGGATGCACACAATGTAAGTGGAACAATTAAAAATACGAAACAGGGAAATTATGTACTGGATGCCACCAGATCGGCTTTTCATCTACCCCGTACCAAATGTTTTCCGCAAAATTCAGAAATAGAAGTTACCCTGACATTTACAGGCAGTGATCCTGGAAACTATGTACGTTCCACCGTTCCAACCCCGGAAGCTATTACCATCCGGCAGCATCATTCCTTTGTGCAACTACCCGATAATGGATTTAAACCCAGGGCATTTGATCCAAGATCCGGGTATTTTGGCATCAGCTATATGGATTATGCCACACCCATCAGCGAACCTATTGTAAAACGCCTGATCGCCCGTCACCGCCTGCAAAAGAAAAATCCAGGTGCTGCTCTTAGTGAAGCGGTCGAACCCATTGTGTATTATATGGACAGAGGGGCTCCGGAACCTATCCGTACTGCTTTAATGGAAGGTGCCAGCTGGTGGAACCAGGCTTTTGAAGCCGCCGGTTACAAAAATGCTTTCCGGGTAGAACTCATGCCCGAAGGCGCCGATCCAATGGATGTCCGTTATAATCTGATTCAATGGGTGCATCGTTCCACCAGAGGCTGGTCGTATGGCGGTGGCGTAATTGACCCACGGACCGGCGAAATCATTAAGGGGCATGTTACCCTGGGTTCGCTCCGGGTACGCCAGGATTTTCTGATTGCTGAAGGATTACTTGCGCCTTATGAAGATGGAAAACCAGTTTCGCCAGAAATGGAAAAAATGGCATTGGCACGTTTGCGGCAACTTGCGGCACATGAGGTCGGACATACGCTTGGCATATCCCATAATTATATTGCCAGTACAGCCAACAGAGGTTCTGTAATGGATTATCCGCATCCGCTTGTTAAACTTTCTAAAGAGGGAAATATAGATCTATCCGATGCGTATGCGGATGGAATCGGTACCTGGGACAAAACAGCGATTGCGTATGGCTACCAGGATTTTGGGTCGGGAACAGAGGAAAAAGCAGCACTGAATAAAATTCTTGCCGATGCTATCAAGCAGGGAAACATTTTCCTCACCGACCAGGATGCCAGACCAGCCGGAAGTGCCCATCCAGCTACACATTTATGGGACAATGGGGGCAATGCCATTGATGAACTCAACCGGATGATGCAGGTTCGCCAGGTAGCTTTAAGCCGTTTTTCTGAAAAAAATATACGACAGGGAATGCCCATGAGCACCCTGGAAGAAGTATTGGTTCCGCTGTATATGAGCCACCGGTATCAGGTAGAAGCTGCTGCCAAAGTGCTGGGTGGAATCAATTATACCTATGCCATGCGGGGCGATGGGCAAAAACCTCTGGAGATGATCTCTCCGGAAGAAAACCGGAAAGCCCTGGAAGCATTGCTTGCTACCATAAGTCCGGAAGCACTGGTCTTACCGGAAAAAATACTTATGCTTATTCCACCCAGAGCTTTTGGCTACGACCGTACCCGTGAGCTGTTTCCCAACCGTACCGGAGGAACTTTTGATGCTTTCTCTGCGGCTGAAGTAGCGGCTAACCATACAGTGGGTTTACTGCTGAATCCGGAAAGAGCCGCCAGACTCATCGAATACAAAGCCCGGAATGAAAAATATATAGGTCTGAGTGAAGTAATTGATCAATTGCTTGCCAGCACCTGGAAATCTAACCAGAAACCTAAATCTGACTATGAGGCGGAAGTGCAACGAACGGTTGGGAATGTAGTCTTGCAGCACCTGATGACTTTATCCCTCAACAAGGAAGCGCCTGCACAAGTACGGGCAATTGCATTTATGAAGCTTTCTGAACTAAGGGAATGGCTGCTTAATTCTGCCGCCAAAGGCGAATCTCAGCAGGCACAGGTTGTGTATGCCCTGTATCAGATCAAGCGGTTGCAGGAGAATCCGGAGGAGCTAAAAATTCCCGAACCATTGGCTCCACCTCCCGGGCAACCAATCGGGATGAACGATCCTTCGTTAAGCTGTGACTGGTAA
- a CDS encoding sensor histidine kinase, which produces MQTIAGEIQFVIAITFFLILITSFVIVFMFIHQNNSRKYLKYIEEVKNTYEQEILKARLEMQEQTFLGLSQEIHDNIGQILSLIRLNISTIKPEDPLTTSRKISASKELLDKAIEDLRDLSKRLNTEYVIKQTLSESLQFQVGLIQKIGLYDTSLDIQGNEFSLDGEKKLIVFRIAQEALNNIIKHAKATKIKITLSFFPGQIQLNIQDNGRGFETFGLEKAGNGLGTHNMYYRAKLIGASFSLQSKSGEGTLAHLILPVSINN; this is translated from the coding sequence ATGCAAACCATTGCAGGAGAAATACAGTTTGTGATCGCTATCACTTTCTTTTTAATTCTTATTACATCATTCGTAATTGTGTTTATGTTTATTCATCAGAATAATTCGAGAAAATACCTGAAATATATTGAAGAGGTAAAAAATACCTATGAACAGGAAATTTTGAAAGCCAGGCTGGAAATGCAGGAGCAAACTTTTCTGGGGCTTTCACAGGAAATCCATGATAATATCGGGCAGATCCTCTCTTTGATCCGGCTCAATATTTCTACCATCAAACCGGAAGACCCGCTTACTACTTCCCGGAAAATTTCTGCCAGCAAAGAACTGTTAGACAAGGCGATTGAAGATCTGCGGGATCTTTCCAAGCGGCTCAATACCGAATATGTGATTAAGCAAACACTTTCTGAATCGTTGCAATTCCAGGTGGGTCTCATCCAGAAAATAGGTTTGTATGACACAAGTTTGGATATACAGGGAAACGAGTTTTCTCTGGACGGTGAAAAAAAACTGATCGTTTTCCGAATTGCCCAGGAAGCATTGAACAATATTATCAAGCATGCCAAAGCCACTAAGATCAAAATTACCCTTTCTTTTTTCCCCGGACAGATACAGTTGAATATTCAGGATAACGGACGTGGATTTGAAACATTTGGCCTCGAAAAGGCCGGCAATGGCCTGGGCACACACAATATGTATTACCGGGCTAAACTGATTGGCGCTAGTTTTAGCCTGCAAAGCAAATCGGGAGAAGGTACGTTAGCTCATTTAATATTACCTGTATCCATAAATAATTGA
- a CDS encoding T9SS type B sorting domain-containing protein: protein MKIHCKTHVPYLIAMLLLLGTRITYAQTYPFARLTGSPVMDTKGWNLTGDAHIGDTNGDGDAFANEMVLCNPTNFNNGACFYNQPVNISECQKWVAEFDYRIYDGTAADGIAFCFLENPPTGFLQGGNLGIPSTPKGLMVILDTWLNCPNVSTVIPVPKLEIRYADGNTTYGSGTEATLECPSSQQPTTGPLHILRQPTYNRIKITYDFGRIRVFINNDFVTEGNYTIDFTGYFGLTASTGGNTDRHSIRDFVLYTYKPIVSPPNAGLDRVVCSGAETELGVPSSPNEPYRYVWTPATGLSDPTASNPKVTLTNNTNNPVNYTYFVTKDSLVDDTLCAYADAVTITVLGRFAYAGTDLQLCSGASREIGTIETNGFSYLWSPATGLSDPTSAHPMVNITNTTSAPVTYQYVLTTTYDSGGCTDQDTIQVTVLPRQANAGPNLQFCSGGTGQLGALPATGFTYTWSPQTGLDDATKANPTVTLTNTTGLPQTFQYIVTTHTPLSNCGNIDRDTVQVTVFPQVNLPVIVGVKSVCPNAADILYKIANPQLNTSYTWAVSGGNISSGQRSSQILVDWQTATVSAKVEVTASSNYTCGTASNSLPVKINVLLETEKPFSPIHPDTLCLNAATNIQYEVNPANGSVYTWGLSNNGVIVSGNGTHRILVNWTGAGTGKVWVNEQSTTVSDVCFGTSDTLNIQVAPLPQASQISGLTQVCAFTNNVLYSVNGDAASAYQWQVSGGTIVDTSGNSVTINWQSAGTGTLAVREITRFGCQSAIIEQAIAISPIPAPAVKSTDLAICPQHFTNLTYQVSGSPGSRFTWTIAHGRIISASADSSQIIVNWEEVFLKDASLTAFEISDKNCTGQVTFPLLYDASEIIIKSVSVAHANLKDIEICFQIRNAPAIANTFTISRRTVLPAVGEWTAAGSVSHTDTLFTDKDLSTDTQSFEYKIEGNNQCASPLASIYHHSIVVTGTGDEEKESIQLQWNDYSGWPKGVKTFQIWRKLDEETDFSLYDVVDKFQLSYISLSAKAGFRQCFRIRALEESGFSTYSWSNEVCLEFEHPLFIPNVITPNNDDKNDYWVIKNLELYPNHYIQIYNRFGKEVYRALHYGQKWDGTGLSSGVYFYRITTARNNQSFTGWVHLLR from the coding sequence ATGAAAATTCATTGTAAAACTCATGTTCCTTACTTAATAGCAATGCTCCTGCTGCTTGGCACCCGGATTACCTATGCACAAACCTATCCTTTTGCCAGGCTAACCGGCTCACCTGTAATGGATACCAAAGGCTGGAACCTGACCGGTGATGCCCATATTGGAGATACCAACGGAGATGGCGATGCTTTTGCCAATGAAATGGTGCTCTGCAATCCCACTAATTTTAACAATGGTGCTTGTTTTTATAACCAGCCGGTAAATATATCCGAATGCCAGAAATGGGTAGCAGAATTTGATTACCGTATTTATGATGGCACCGCTGCTGATGGTATTGCTTTCTGCTTTCTGGAAAATCCGCCCACTGGTTTTCTGCAAGGAGGGAATCTGGGAATTCCTTCCACACCAAAAGGATTAATGGTGATTCTCGATACCTGGCTCAACTGTCCGAATGTAAGCACGGTTATTCCGGTGCCTAAACTGGAAATCCGTTATGCAGATGGAAATACTACCTATGGCTCTGGAACAGAAGCAACGCTGGAATGTCCGAGTTCTCAACAACCCACTACCGGACCTTTGCATATTCTGAGGCAACCGACTTATAACCGCATAAAAATTACCTATGACTTTGGAAGAATACGGGTATTTATTAACAATGATTTTGTAACGGAAGGCAATTATACTATAGATTTTACCGGATATTTCGGATTAACCGCCAGCACAGGCGGCAATACGGACCGTCATTCCATCCGGGATTTTGTGTTGTATACGTATAAACCTATTGTTTCACCTCCTAATGCCGGTTTGGATAGAGTTGTGTGCAGCGGAGCAGAAACAGAACTGGGCGTTCCTTCTTCTCCAAACGAACCCTACCGGTATGTATGGACTCCGGCTACAGGTTTGAGTGACCCTACCGCATCTAATCCTAAAGTTACATTAACCAATAACACCAATAATCCTGTTAATTACACCTATTTTGTTACTAAAGATTCCCTGGTAGATGATACCTTATGTGCCTATGCGGATGCGGTAACTATAACGGTACTCGGAAGGTTTGCTTACGCCGGAACAGATTTGCAGCTATGCTCTGGTGCTTCCAGGGAAATCGGAACCATTGAAACAAATGGTTTCAGCTATTTGTGGTCGCCTGCTACTGGGTTAAGCGATCCTACCTCGGCCCATCCCATGGTAAATATAACCAATACTACTTCTGCGCCTGTTACTTACCAGTATGTGCTTACCACCACGTATGATTCAGGCGGATGTACAGATCAGGATACCATTCAGGTCACTGTTTTGCCCAGGCAGGCCAATGCCGGGCCGAACCTGCAATTCTGCTCCGGAGGCACAGGCCAGTTAGGTGCCCTTCCGGCAACTGGATTTACCTATACCTGGAGTCCGCAAACCGGACTGGATGATGCGACCAAAGCCAATCCTACCGTTACGCTTACCAATACAACCGGTTTACCACAAACCTTTCAATATATTGTTACGACCCATACTCCCCTTTCAAACTGCGGAAATATAGACAGAGATACGGTGCAGGTAACGGTATTTCCACAGGTAAATCTTCCGGTAATTGTTGGGGTAAAATCCGTTTGCCCAAATGCAGCAGATATTCTCTATAAAATCGCCAATCCGCAGTTGAATACCAGCTATACATGGGCGGTTAGTGGAGGTAATATTTCTTCCGGACAGCGAAGCAGCCAGATTCTGGTTGACTGGCAAACGGCTACGGTTTCGGCTAAAGTAGAAGTGACGGCTTCGAGTAATTATACCTGTGGAACTGCCAGTAATAGCCTGCCGGTAAAAATAAATGTGCTCTTGGAAACCGAAAAACCCTTCTCTCCTATTCATCCTGATACCCTATGTTTAAATGCGGCTACTAATATCCAGTATGAAGTAAATCCTGCCAATGGCTCTGTATACACCTGGGGCCTATCAAATAATGGCGTGATTGTAAGTGGAAATGGCACCCATCGTATTCTCGTAAACTGGACAGGTGCAGGCACTGGCAAAGTATGGGTGAATGAGCAAAGCACAACGGTTTCGGATGTTTGTTTTGGCACGTCAGACACACTCAATATTCAGGTTGCCCCCCTTCCGCAAGCCAGCCAGATTTCGGGACTCACCCAGGTTTGTGCCTTTACGAACAATGTATTATACAGTGTAAATGGGGACGCGGCTTCTGCTTATCAATGGCAGGTAAGCGGCGGAACCATTGTCGACACGTCCGGAAATTCTGTAACAATAAACTGGCAATCTGCCGGAACTGGTACGCTGGCTGTCAGGGAGATTACCAGATTTGGCTGCCAGAGTGCAATTATTGAACAAGCGATTGCCATTTCTCCCATTCCTGCTCCGGCAGTAAAAAGCACCGATCTGGCCATCTGTCCGCAACATTTTACCAATCTTACCTATCAGGTTTCAGGTTCACCCGGCTCCCGTTTTACCTGGACAATTGCACATGGCCGTATTATTTCTGCCAGTGCCGATAGTTCGCAGATTATAGTCAACTGGGAGGAAGTTTTTTTAAAAGATGCCAGCTTAACAGCTTTCGAAATTTCGGATAAAAACTGTACTGGCCAGGTAACATTTCCATTGTTATATGATGCTTCGGAAATTATCATCAAATCGGTTTCTGTGGCACACGCTAATCTGAAAGATATTGAAATATGCTTCCAGATCAGAAATGCTCCTGCTATTGCCAATACTTTTACTATCAGTAGGAGAACCGTTTTACCTGCTGTGGGTGAATGGACGGCAGCTGGCAGCGTATCACACACAGATACTTTATTTACAGATAAAGACCTGTCTACAGATACGCAATCTTTTGAATACAAAATAGAAGGCAATAACCAATGTGCGAGTCCCTTGGCAAGTATATATCATCATTCCATCGTGGTAACCGGAACCGGCGATGAAGAAAAAGAGAGTATTCAATTGCAATGGAACGATTACAGTGGATGGCCCAAAGGCGTAAAAACTTTTCAGATCTGGCGCAAACTGGATGAAGAAACCGATTTCAGTTTATATGATGTGGTAGATAAGTTTCAGCTCAGCTATATCAGTCTTTCGGCCAAAGCTGGTTTCAGGCAGTGTTTCCGGATCAGGGCTTTGGAGGAAAGTGGATTTTCTACCTATTCCTGGTCAAATGAAGTATGCCTGGAATTTGAGCATCCTTTGTTCATTCCTAATGTAATTACGCCCAATAATGACGACAAAAATGATTACTGGGTCATTAAAAACTTAGAGTTGTATCCCAATCATTATATCCAGATTTATAACAGATTTGGCAAGGAAGTATACAGAGCGCTGCATTACGGTCAGAAATGGGATGGCACCGGCCTGAGCAGCGGCGTATATTTTTATCGGATTACTACTGCCAGGAATAACCAGTCTTTCACTGGATGGGTACATTTGCTCAGGTAA
- a CDS encoding response regulator transcription factor, which translates to MGENTITKVALVDDHRLFRKGMLELINEFPGFTVAWEAENGKEFTQNIMPQNLPDLVLLDISMPVMDGFETAQWMEQRYPDIKILALSMHNDDETIMKMLRSGVNGYVLKNADPSELQAALNAIVKEGSYYSNRVTEILVKNFNKKKEVKVELSEREIEFLKLACTELPYKSFSPILKVHPRVVEAIRENLFRKLQVLTRVGLVLYAIKHSIFKVE; encoded by the coding sequence ATGGGAGAAAATACGATTACTAAAGTAGCCCTTGTAGATGACCACCGCTTGTTCCGCAAAGGAATGCTGGAACTTATTAATGAATTTCCGGGATTTACCGTAGCCTGGGAAGCAGAAAATGGCAAAGAGTTTACCCAGAACATAATGCCCCAGAACCTGCCTGATCTGGTACTATTAGACATCAGTATGCCGGTAATGGATGGATTTGAAACGGCCCAGTGGATGGAACAGCGTTATCCGGACATTAAAATACTGGCGCTTTCCATGCATAATGACGATGAAACCATTATGAAAATGCTCCGCTCTGGGGTAAATGGCTATGTACTCAAAAATGCCGATCCCTCTGAACTGCAGGCAGCCCTGAATGCCATTGTGAAAGAAGGTTCGTATTATTCCAACCGGGTCACAGAAATCCTGGTGAAAAACTTCAATAAAAAGAAAGAAGTAAAAGTAGAACTAAGCGAGCGGGAGATAGAATTTCTGAAATTAGCCTGTACCGAACTTCCTTATAAATCGTTTTCGCCCATCCTGAAAGTACATCCCCGAGTAGTAGAAGCTATCCGGGAAAACCTGTTTAGAAAACTACAGGTACTTACCAGAGTAGGGTTGGTATTATACGCCATCAAGCATAGTATTTTTAAAGTGGAGTAG
- a CDS encoding DinB family protein, whose translation MHPKTEKLFQQLEDSRNRLISIIQSYPQSVSPVKPSPEEWSMAQVAIHLAITEIQILGYVQRKLLKGELQDSNLRSWLRYMVVLVALRYRKKIKAPKQVALPPEGVTLAEAIAKWEEVRGEWEKFLTLLPAGTIHKNIFKHPLTGFLNILQTLGFMNEHVCHHIHQIHRIGETVSTK comes from the coding sequence ATGCATCCAAAAACAGAAAAGCTTTTTCAACAACTGGAAGACTCCCGCAATAGGCTGATTTCTATTATCCAGAGTTATCCTCAAAGCGTATCACCGGTTAAACCCTCGCCAGAAGAATGGTCGATGGCGCAGGTAGCCATACATCTGGCTATTACTGAAATCCAGATTTTAGGATATGTACAACGGAAATTATTAAAAGGAGAATTACAAGACTCGAATCTGCGTTCCTGGCTTCGGTACATGGTTGTGCTAGTTGCCTTGCGTTACCGGAAGAAAATAAAAGCACCTAAACAAGTAGCGCTTCCACCTGAAGGAGTAACCTTAGCAGAAGCAATTGCGAAATGGGAGGAAGTGCGCGGTGAATGGGAAAAGTTTCTGACTCTGCTTCCTGCCGGTACAATCCATAAAAACATATTCAAACACCCCTTAACCGGCTTCCTCAATATTCTTCAGACACTTGGTTTTATGAATGAGCACGTATGCCACCACATCCATCAAATTCACCGGATCGGGGAAACCGTAAGTACCAAGTAA